A single genomic interval of Littorina saxatilis isolate snail1 linkage group LG17, US_GU_Lsax_2.0, whole genome shotgun sequence harbors:
- the LOC138953557 gene encoding uncharacterized protein, protein MGCLNAKVDNDPRVGNGKAGGPNGTATTKTFSAGDPGGGGGGEAVDPRSPLDGRQIFKLKQSWKGIKRHMEDTGVEMFLR, encoded by the coding sequence ATGGGATGTCTGAACGCCAAGGTGGACAACGATCCCCGCGTGGGTAACGGCAAGGCGGGGGGTCCTAACGGCACCGCCACCACCAAGACGTTCAGTGCGGGGGACCCGGGGGGCGGTGGCGGGGGCGAGGCGGTGGACCCCCGGTCCCCCCTGGACGGGCGTCAGATCTTCAAGCTGAAGCAGTCGTGGAAAGGGATTAAGCGACACATGGAGGACACGGGCGTGGAGATGTTCCTGAGGTAG